A genomic region of Lysinibacillus sp. 2017 contains the following coding sequences:
- the fadH gene encoding 2,4-dienoyl-CoA reductase produces MLQNKTIIITGGSSGMGLGMAKQFVKEGANVVITGRDEERLANAKQEILAFGSTIEMFQMDVREPDHAQAMVEFAVGKFGQVDSLVNNAAGNFLVHAEKLSPNGWKAVIDIVLNGTFYCSSAVGRYWIEKGIKGSMVNMVATYAWGAGAGVVHSAAAKAGVLSLTRTLAVEWGAQYGIRVNAIAPGPIERTGGADKLWESEEQAKRTINSVPLRRLGTPEEIADLATFMLSDKAAYMNGECITLDGGAWLNQFPF; encoded by the coding sequence ATGTTACAAAATAAAACAATTATTATTACAGGTGGCTCAAGTGGGATGGGACTTGGGATGGCCAAGCAATTTGTAAAAGAAGGTGCGAATGTTGTTATTACCGGCCGTGATGAAGAACGTTTAGCAAATGCAAAACAAGAAATCTTAGCATTCGGTTCTACTATTGAAATGTTCCAAATGGACGTACGTGAGCCAGATCATGCACAAGCAATGGTCGAGTTTGCGGTAGGAAAGTTTGGACAAGTAGATAGCTTAGTGAATAATGCGGCAGGTAACTTTTTAGTACATGCGGAGAAATTATCACCAAATGGCTGGAAAGCAGTCATTGATATCGTACTAAACGGAACATTTTATTGTTCATCTGCAGTTGGACGTTATTGGATTGAAAAAGGCATTAAAGGCTCAATGGTCAACATGGTGGCAACATATGCTTGGGGAGCAGGTGCAGGTGTTGTGCATTCGGCAGCAGCAAAAGCAGGCGTCCTTTCACTTACTCGCACATTAGCTGTAGAGTGGGGCGCACAGTACGGAATTCGCGTAAATGCAATTGCACCTGGTCCGATTGAACGCACAGGTGGTGCGGATAAGTTATGGGAGTCCGAGGAACAAGCAAAGCGTACAATTAATTCTGTACCACTACGTCGCTTAGGAACACCAGAAGAAATTGCTGATTTAGCGACATTTATGCTTTCAGATAAAGCTGCTTATATGAATGGGGAATGCATTACATTAGATGGTGGTGCATGGTTAAACCAATTCCCGTTTTAA